A region of Reichenbachiella carrageenanivorans DNA encodes the following proteins:
- a CDS encoding sensor histidine kinase — translation MAYSSNFKVNLIVRVLLIFCTCIILVDLFYSGSYTLTKVLVSGLLAYEIYVLIKYLDKTNRELAGFLDSIKYDDFTHTYTTKKTGTSMDDLYLQFNQVIKKFREIRAEKEAQHQYLRTIVQHVGIGIITFDKTGEIQIINATAKSLLGIDLIKNVKQLKNVSHELVNSLLELKTGGRDLLKIEKKGEEIQLAIYAIELMRRDEEFKLISIQNIKSELEEKEMDAWQNLIRVLTHEIMNSVTPISSLAATIESELESQINREDFKVENISKEDLADFHMALHTIHKRSEGLIKFVSDFRNLTRIPIPQLEDVLICDLIRPILSLLRFDIEQNDIKINLNVEPEQLIIRVDKEQVEQVLINLLKNAIQAMGENEEMNKLKEITICAAIASDDRVVVKIADNGTGIDEEALKKVFIPFFTTKKTGSGIGLSLSKQIMRKHNGNISVHSVVNEGTEFMLSFPR, via the coding sequence ATGGCTTATAGTAGCAACTTCAAAGTTAACCTGATTGTACGGGTACTCTTGATTTTTTGTACCTGTATCATATTGGTCGATTTGTTTTATTCAGGTTCGTATACGTTGACCAAAGTATTGGTAAGTGGGCTATTGGCGTACGAGATCTATGTGCTGATCAAGTATCTGGATAAGACCAATCGTGAGTTGGCTGGGTTTCTGGATTCTATCAAATATGATGACTTCACCCACACCTATACGACTAAAAAAACAGGAACGTCGATGGACGACCTCTATCTGCAATTTAATCAGGTGATCAAAAAATTTCGTGAAATAAGGGCAGAGAAAGAGGCGCAGCATCAGTACTTGCGTACGATTGTGCAGCATGTAGGTATTGGCATTATTACATTTGATAAAACAGGTGAAATTCAGATCATCAACGCTACGGCCAAGTCGTTGCTAGGGATAGATTTGATCAAAAATGTGAAGCAGCTCAAAAACGTGAGTCATGAATTGGTGAATAGTTTGTTAGAACTGAAAACGGGCGGACGTGATTTGCTGAAAATAGAGAAAAAAGGAGAGGAGATTCAGTTGGCTATTTATGCTATTGAGTTGATGCGGAGAGATGAAGAGTTTAAGCTGATTTCGATACAAAACATCAAGAGCGAACTAGAAGAGAAAGAGATGGATGCCTGGCAAAATTTGATTCGTGTATTGACACACGAAATCATGAATTCGGTCACACCTATTTCGTCGCTCGCGGCAACCATAGAGTCGGAGCTGGAGTCACAGATCAATCGTGAAGATTTTAAGGTGGAGAATATCTCCAAAGAGGATTTGGCGGATTTTCACATGGCGCTGCATACCATACACAAGCGGAGTGAAGGACTCATCAAATTTGTAAGTGATTTCAGAAACTTGACTCGGATTCCTATACCCCAGTTGGAAGATGTTTTGATTTGTGATTTGATCAGGCCGATATTGAGTTTGCTGCGGTTTGATATCGAACAAAATGACATCAAGATCAATTTGAATGTGGAGCCAGAACAATTGATTATCAGGGTGGATAAAGAACAGGTAGAGCAAGTATTGATCAATCTGCTTAAAAATGCCATTCAAGCCATGGGCGAAAACGAAGAGATGAACAAACTTAAGGAAATAACGATCTGCGCAGCTATAGCCAGCGATGACCGAGTAGTAGTCAAAATTGCCGACAATGGAACAGGTATAGATGAAGAGGCTCTTAAGAAGGTTTTTATTCCTTTTTTCACAACTAAAAAAACAGGATCAGGGATAGGCTTGAGTCTATCCAAACAAATTATGCGAAAGCATAATGGCAACATCTCGGTACATTCTGTAGTGAATGAAGGTACGGAGTTTATGCTCTCTTTTCCCCGATAG
- a CDS encoding sigma-54-dependent transcriptional regulator has product MDKELGNILIIDDDEDVLFAAKMLLKKHAKNVIIEKNPKKIPFLMNNDTYDVILLDMNFSKDITSGKEGFYWLEQILERDPKAVVILITAFGDVEMAVRALKEGATDFVLKPWQNEKLLATLNTAVKLKKSYKEVDQLKSAKKQLEEEINQPFKEIIGESKAIKDVFKVIEKVAQTDANVLILGENGTGKELISRAIHMQSLRRDNVFVGVDMGAITETLFESELFGHKRGAFTDAKEDRTGRFEVANKGTLFLDEIGNLSMPLQSKLLTVIQNRQVTKIGANKAANIDIRLICATNMPIYDMVEDNAFRQDLLYRINTVEIRLPALRERLEDIPLLAEHFVKTYSSKYRKSGKKIGAAALKKLQKYHWPGNIRELQHAIERAVIMSDETSLTPDDFFFLNYKPEGQSADQTDIFNLDEVEKNVIKKAIDRHEGNISKAAKELGLTRASLYRRLEKHGL; this is encoded by the coding sequence GTGGACAAAGAACTAGGAAATATACTAATCATAGACGACGATGAGGATGTGCTGTTTGCAGCTAAGATGCTGCTGAAAAAACATGCCAAAAATGTTATTATCGAAAAGAATCCCAAGAAGATTCCTTTCTTGATGAATAACGATACCTACGATGTGATTTTGTTGGATATGAATTTCAGTAAGGACATTACGAGTGGTAAAGAGGGGTTCTACTGGTTGGAGCAAATATTGGAGAGAGACCCGAAAGCCGTTGTAATTCTCATTACCGCATTTGGTGACGTGGAAATGGCCGTGCGAGCATTGAAAGAAGGAGCTACCGACTTTGTGTTGAAACCTTGGCAAAATGAAAAACTCTTGGCTACGCTAAACACTGCAGTGAAGCTGAAAAAATCGTACAAGGAAGTCGATCAGCTTAAATCTGCTAAAAAGCAACTCGAAGAAGAAATTAACCAACCTTTCAAAGAAATAATTGGCGAAAGCAAAGCCATCAAAGATGTTTTTAAAGTAATAGAAAAAGTAGCACAAACCGATGCGAATGTATTGATACTTGGAGAAAATGGAACAGGGAAGGAGTTGATCTCACGTGCAATTCATATGCAATCCTTGCGAAGAGACAACGTATTTGTAGGCGTGGATATGGGGGCGATTACAGAGACGCTTTTCGAAAGCGAGTTGTTTGGGCATAAGAGGGGGGCTTTTACTGATGCAAAAGAAGATCGTACTGGCCGATTCGAAGTAGCCAATAAAGGCACCTTGTTTCTTGATGAAATTGGAAACCTAAGCATGCCCTTGCAGTCGAAGCTACTTACCGTCATTCAGAATCGTCAGGTGACTAAGATAGGTGCCAATAAGGCGGCTAATATAGACATCAGACTGATTTGTGCTACCAACATGCCGATCTATGATATGGTGGAGGACAATGCCTTTAGACAGGATTTATTGTATCGAATCAATACCGTGGAAATTCGCCTTCCAGCTTTGCGAGAGCGGTTGGAAGATATTCCTTTGCTGGCAGAACATTTCGTAAAAACGTATAGTTCGAAATACAGAAAGAGTGGAAAGAAAATAGGTGCAGCAGCTTTGAAAAAGCTTCAAAAATACCACTGGCCAGGCAATATTCGTGAGCTGCAGCATGCTATAGAACGAGCAGTCATTATGAGCGATGAGACTTCGCTGACGCCAGATGATTTCTTCTTTTTGAATTACAAACCAGAAGGACAATCGGCGGATCAGACAGATATTTTTAATCTGGATGAAGTCGAAAAGAATGTGATCAAAAAAGCCATAGATAGACACGAAGGAAACATATCAAAAGCAGCCAAAGAATTGGGACTTACTCGTGCTTCACTTTATCGCCGATTAGAAAAGCATGGCTTATAG
- a CDS encoding T9SS type A sorting domain-containing protein translates to MKKPLLLFSALVIISYSMLVAQEAVIPTEEKSALTFSRPEENTLNYNNKLVVKPLDYELSVVDDHSFKVKFINQPSDYLDIKIYDVIGNLILKESVKQSKNSELEYQFDEIKSKIFVIKVKSGKENLTKKINL, encoded by the coding sequence ATGAAAAAACCTTTACTTCTCTTTAGCGCCTTAGTTATAATTAGCTATTCTATGCTTGTGGCACAGGAAGCTGTTATTCCTACCGAAGAGAAGTCAGCATTGACATTTTCCCGCCCAGAAGAAAACACTCTGAATTATAATAACAAGTTGGTGGTCAAGCCACTAGATTACGAGCTGTCTGTGGTGGATGATCATTCTTTTAAAGTGAAATTTATCAACCAACCCTCAGACTATTTGGATATTAAAATCTACGATGTCATTGGGAATCTGATTCTCAAAGAGAGTGTAAAACAATCCAAAAACTCAGAGTTGGAATATCAGTTTGATGAAATTAAGTCTAAGATTTTTGTGATCAAAGTCAAATCAGGAAAAGAGAACCTGACCAAAAAGATCAATCTTTAA
- the gcvP gene encoding aminomethyl-transferring glycine dehydrogenase has translation MIANLNERTHFQHRHNGPSNDDISQMLDTVGVDTVDELIDQTVPENIRKREALNIPEALDEFSYVRSIKEIASKNKVFKSFIGLGYYNCVTPAVIQRNILENPGWYTAYTPYQAEIAQGRLEALVNFQTMVSDLTGMEIANASLLDEATAAAEAMTMLFALRKKEKKTSVKYFVDERIFPQTLDVLKTRALPLGIELEIGKYEEVDISSSEYYGLMVQYPNAEGSVEDYRTLFATAQDNQVFITVATDLMSMVLLTPPGEMGADVVVGTTQRFGVPMGFGGPHAGFFATKDEFKRQIPGRIIGVSQDSHGNKAYRMALQTREQHIRREKATSNICTAQVLLGVIAGAYAVYHGPKGLKRIASRIHGLAQLASKYLTEIGFVQENEVYFDTLKIKADDALKQQIREESEAKGINFNYYAEDAIGIAFDETHTVTELEEVVAIFSKIGAKTIDRSAVIEAANQVKITFNGDFDRTSKFLEHPVYQKYQSEHEMLRYLKRLENKDLSLAHSMISLGSCTMKLNATSEMIPITWPEFAQMHPFAPVDQTDGYRVMISNLTEWLSEITGFYTTSLQPNSGAQGEYAGLLVIKAYLEDKGEGHRDVTLIPSSAHGTNPASAVMAGNKVVIVKCDEKGNIDVADLKAKAEQYKDTLSSLMITYPSTHGVFEESVIEICEIIHEHGGQVYMDGANMNAQVGLTSPGHIGADVCHLNLHKTFAIPHGGGGPGIGPIGVAKHLAPYLPGSPLVDINNGKAITAISAAPFGSAGVLPISYGYIAMMGADGLLNATKMAILNANYIKTRLETKFPILYTGINGRCAHEMIVDCRAFKAFGIEVEDIAKRLMDYGFHAPTVSFPVAGTLMIEPTESETKEELDRFCDALLQIREEVEAVASGNMDPVDNVLKNAPHTADSVLVDDWNHGYSRSEAVYPLDYLRANKFWPSVGRVDNAYGDRNLFCSCIPVEEFEEVVEA, from the coding sequence ATGATAGCAAATCTTAACGAACGCACCCATTTTCAGCATAGACACAATGGGCCATCCAATGATGATATTTCACAGATGTTGGACACCGTTGGTGTTGATACTGTAGATGAATTGATCGATCAAACAGTACCTGAAAATATCAGAAAGAGAGAAGCGCTCAATATTCCAGAAGCATTGGATGAGTTTAGTTATGTAAGATCCATCAAGGAGATTGCGTCAAAGAACAAAGTTTTCAAATCATTTATAGGGTTAGGGTATTACAACTGTGTAACACCAGCAGTAATTCAAAGAAATATATTGGAAAATCCAGGGTGGTATACTGCTTATACTCCCTATCAAGCCGAAATAGCACAAGGACGATTAGAAGCACTCGTGAACTTTCAAACGATGGTTTCGGATCTGACGGGTATGGAGATCGCCAATGCGTCGTTGCTCGACGAAGCAACTGCAGCAGCAGAAGCCATGACCATGCTGTTTGCGTTAAGAAAAAAAGAGAAGAAAACATCTGTAAAGTATTTTGTAGATGAACGTATTTTTCCCCAAACACTTGATGTGTTGAAAACCAGAGCACTGCCATTAGGTATTGAGTTGGAAATTGGTAAATATGAGGAAGTAGATATCTCATCTTCAGAATACTATGGACTGATGGTGCAGTATCCGAATGCTGAAGGTAGTGTAGAGGATTACCGGACATTGTTTGCTACAGCACAGGACAATCAAGTATTTATTACAGTAGCTACGGATCTGATGAGTATGGTGCTGTTGACTCCTCCTGGAGAAATGGGTGCGGACGTAGTCGTGGGTACTACCCAGCGTTTTGGTGTTCCGATGGGTTTTGGTGGGCCACATGCAGGATTCTTCGCTACCAAAGACGAATTTAAAAGGCAAATACCAGGTAGAATTATTGGTGTGTCACAAGATAGCCATGGCAACAAAGCTTATCGTATGGCGTTGCAAACTCGTGAACAGCATATCAGAAGAGAAAAAGCGACATCTAATATTTGTACAGCGCAGGTGTTGCTGGGTGTGATTGCTGGTGCTTATGCCGTCTATCATGGCCCTAAAGGTTTGAAAAGAATTGCATCTAGAATTCATGGATTGGCGCAATTGGCTAGTAAGTATCTAACCGAAATAGGCTTTGTGCAGGAAAATGAAGTGTATTTTGATACTTTAAAAATAAAAGCTGACGATGCGCTCAAGCAGCAAATAAGAGAAGAATCGGAAGCAAAAGGAATAAATTTCAATTATTACGCAGAAGACGCTATAGGCATTGCTTTCGACGAAACACATACGGTGACCGAATTGGAAGAAGTGGTAGCTATTTTTAGTAAAATTGGAGCAAAGACCATTGATCGTTCGGCTGTGATCGAAGCGGCTAACCAGGTGAAAATCACATTCAATGGAGATTTTGATCGTACTTCAAAATTCCTAGAACACCCAGTATACCAAAAGTATCAGTCTGAGCATGAAATGCTCAGATACTTAAAGAGGTTAGAAAACAAAGATTTGTCGCTGGCACATTCGATGATTTCATTGGGATCATGTACTATGAAGCTGAATGCAACTTCGGAAATGATTCCAATCACTTGGCCTGAATTTGCACAAATGCACCCTTTTGCGCCTGTAGATCAAACGGATGGATATAGAGTGATGATATCTAATCTTACTGAGTGGTTGTCAGAAATCACAGGATTCTATACTACTTCTTTGCAACCCAACTCAGGTGCGCAAGGAGAGTATGCAGGATTGTTGGTGATCAAAGCCTATTTGGAAGACAAAGGTGAAGGTCACAGAGATGTAACTTTGATCCCTTCGTCGGCTCATGGTACTAACCCTGCCAGTGCAGTAATGGCTGGCAACAAGGTGGTGATAGTGAAATGCGATGAAAAAGGAAACATCGACGTAGCGGACTTAAAAGCCAAAGCAGAACAATATAAAGATACCTTGTCTTCACTAATGATTACTTACCCATCTACGCATGGTGTATTTGAGGAGAGTGTGATCGAAATATGTGAAATCATACACGAACATGGCGGACAAGTGTATATGGATGGGGCTAACATGAATGCACAGGTGGGACTAACTAGCCCTGGGCATATAGGAGCAGATGTTTGTCATCTTAATTTGCATAAGACATTTGCTATTCCTCATGGAGGTGGAGGGCCAGGTATTGGGCCAATTGGTGTGGCAAAGCACTTAGCTCCGTATTTGCCTGGAAGCCCGTTGGTGGATATAAATAATGGTAAGGCTATTACAGCCATCTCTGCAGCTCCTTTTGGCAGCGCAGGGGTGTTGCCGATCTCATATGGTTATATCGCCATGATGGGTGCAGATGGTTTGCTCAACGCCACTAAAATGGCAATCCTAAATGCCAATTATATCAAAACTAGACTAGAAACTAAGTTTCCCATATTATATACAGGAATAAATGGACGTTGTGCTCACGAGATGATTGTGGATTGTCGTGCATTCAAGGCGTTTGGTATAGAGGTAGAAGATATTGCTAAACGATTGATGGATTATGGATTCCATGCGCCTACTGTGTCATTTCCTGTAGCAGGTACACTTATGATCGAGCCTACGGAAAGTGAAACAAAGGAAGAGCTGGACCGATTCTGTGATGCGTTGTTGCAAATCCGAGAAGAAGTGGAAGCGGTAGCTAGTGGCAACATGGATCCAGTAGATAACGTATTGAAAAATGCGCCACATACAGCAGATTCTGTATTGGTGGATGACTGGAATCATGGTTACTCTAGATCAGAGGCCGTTTATCCTTTAGACTATTTGAGAGCCAATAAATTTTGGCCATCTGTAGGTAGAGTAGACAATGCTTATGGCGATAGAAACTTGTTTTGCAGCTGTATTCCAGTAGAAGAATTTGAAGAAGTGGTAGAAGCTTAA
- a CDS encoding DEAD/DEAH box helicase, which translates to MANNIKNFSDFKFNKQVLSAITDAGYLSPTPIQQKAIPLVLAGHDVMGIAQTGTGKTAAFVLPLLMKLKYAQGNDPRALILAPTRELAIQINENIKKYTTYVDLRYTAVYGGTGMKVQEEKLKEGVDILVATPGRLMDLYRKGAFGTKQIKTLVIDEADKMMDMGFMPQIRQLLEVIPVKRQNLLFSATMSAIVENLSAEFLEFPEKVEVTPQSSTVDTIAQSLYFVPNFKTKINMLGYLLEQEEMSRIIIFVKTKANADNIYKYIERKVTKSVKVIHGNKAQNTRLNSIDAFKNGEIKVLVATDVAARGLDVSMVSHVINFDVPLIYEDYVHRIGRTGRAEQTGIAITFANQAEAYHIKQIEKLIDKKIKELSIPVEVEVEKTPFIEQQEQLREIDYRKKKLDPDYKGAFHDKKGKNIKVTKKRR; encoded by the coding sequence ATGGCGAATAACATCAAAAATTTCTCAGATTTTAAGTTTAATAAACAGGTGCTCAGTGCAATTACTGACGCTGGCTATCTCTCACCTACTCCTATACAGCAGAAGGCTATTCCACTCGTGCTGGCAGGCCACGATGTGATGGGCATAGCCCAGACTGGTACGGGTAAGACGGCCGCTTTTGTATTGCCCTTGCTAATGAAACTGAAATATGCACAAGGTAACGATCCACGAGCGCTGATATTGGCACCTACTAGAGAGTTGGCTATTCAGATCAATGAGAATATTAAGAAATACACGACTTATGTAGATTTGAGATATACTGCAGTATACGGAGGTACGGGTATGAAAGTCCAAGAAGAAAAACTGAAGGAGGGTGTAGATATACTGGTGGCGACGCCAGGTAGACTGATGGATTTGTATCGTAAGGGGGCTTTTGGTACTAAGCAAATTAAAACACTGGTGATTGATGAAGCAGATAAAATGATGGACATGGGGTTTATGCCACAGATTCGTCAGTTACTTGAGGTTATCCCTGTCAAACGCCAGAATCTCTTGTTTTCGGCAACGATGTCTGCTATTGTAGAAAATCTTTCTGCTGAGTTTTTAGAGTTTCCCGAAAAGGTCGAAGTGACTCCGCAGTCCTCTACCGTAGATACGATTGCACAGTCCTTGTATTTTGTGCCTAATTTTAAGACGAAGATCAACATGCTTGGTTATCTCTTGGAGCAAGAGGAAATGAGTAGAATCATCATTTTTGTAAAGACGAAGGCGAATGCGGACAATATTTACAAGTATATCGAGCGCAAAGTGACTAAATCTGTGAAAGTAATCCATGGGAATAAGGCGCAGAATACCAGGCTCAATTCCATCGATGCCTTTAAAAATGGCGAAATAAAAGTGTTGGTAGCTACAGATGTGGCTGCACGTGGTTTGGATGTAAGTATGGTGTCTCATGTGATTAATTTTGATGTGCCTCTGATTTATGAGGATTATGTACATCGGATAGGTCGCACGGGACGGGCTGAGCAAACAGGTATAGCGATCACATTTGCCAATCAAGCGGAGGCTTATCATATCAAGCAGATAGAGAAGTTAATTGATAAAAAAATTAAAGAGCTATCCATCCCTGTAGAAGTAGAAGTAGAAAAGACGCCATTTATTGAGCAACAAGAACAATTAAGGGAAATAGATTATCGTAAAAAGAAACTAGATCCAGATTACAAAGGCGCTTTTCATGATAAAAAAGGAAAGAATATCAAGGTTACAAAAAAGAGGAGATAA
- a CDS encoding dihydroorotase, which yields MAKYTLIKNAKIVNEGTMLAHDVLIKDQRIEKIGYDLSHSTAEIVDANGKFLLPGLIDDQVHFREPGLTHKADIFTESRAAVAGGITSFMEMPNTVPNTLTQELLQDKYDIAAQSSLANYSFFMGASNDNIDEVMKTNRQNVCGIKVFMGSSTGNMLVDDEKTLTELFSRAEMIIAAHCEDEGTIRRNTTLFKERYEGKIPFTAHPLIRSEEACYLSSSKAVALAKANNTKFHVLHISTGKETELFDNAIPLKDKLVTSEACIHHMWFSDEDYLTKGGLIKWNPAVKTAFDRDTIFQAMLDDKIDVIATDHAPHTAQEKNNDYLNCPSGGPLVQHALPAMLEHYLNGKISIERVVEKMCHNPAILFEVKDRGYIREGYYADLVLVDTADLWRVEKNNVLSKCGWSPFEGQSFRSKITHTFVSGHMAYANGTFNEGANGDRLTFNRK from the coding sequence ATGGCCAAGTACACACTCATCAAAAACGCCAAAATTGTAAACGAAGGCACCATGCTCGCGCATGACGTACTAATCAAAGATCAACGCATTGAAAAAATAGGCTATGACCTCTCTCACAGTACGGCAGAAATAGTAGATGCTAACGGCAAGTTTTTGCTTCCAGGCCTCATAGATGACCAAGTACACTTCAGAGAACCAGGCCTAACACATAAGGCAGACATTTTCACAGAAAGCAGAGCTGCAGTAGCTGGAGGTATCACTTCATTCATGGAAATGCCCAATACTGTACCTAATACGCTAACCCAAGAATTGCTTCAAGACAAATACGATATCGCTGCTCAATCTTCGTTAGCCAACTATTCATTTTTCATGGGGGCATCCAACGACAATATTGATGAAGTAATGAAAACCAATCGCCAAAATGTCTGCGGCATCAAAGTGTTTATGGGATCATCTACAGGCAATATGCTGGTAGACGACGAGAAAACACTAACTGAATTATTTTCTAGAGCAGAAATGATTATAGCTGCACATTGTGAAGACGAAGGAACCATCCGAAGAAACACCACACTATTCAAAGAACGCTACGAAGGCAAGATTCCATTCACAGCTCACCCGTTGATTCGAAGTGAAGAAGCTTGCTACCTATCGTCTTCGAAAGCCGTAGCCTTGGCCAAAGCCAACAACACCAAATTTCACGTCTTGCACATCTCTACAGGAAAAGAAACGGAGCTATTCGACAATGCTATCCCCCTCAAAGACAAACTGGTAACTTCCGAAGCCTGCATCCATCACATGTGGTTTTCAGACGAAGACTACCTCACCAAAGGCGGCCTGATCAAATGGAACCCTGCGGTAAAAACTGCTTTCGATAGAGACACCATCTTTCAGGCCATGTTGGACGACAAAATAGATGTGATTGCTACCGATCATGCACCACACACTGCCCAAGAAAAAAATAACGACTACTTGAACTGCCCATCGGGAGGGCCGCTGGTACAGCATGCCCTACCTGCTATGCTTGAGCACTACCTCAATGGAAAAATTTCAATCGAACGCGTAGTGGAAAAAATGTGTCACAACCCTGCCATTTTATTCGAAGTCAAAGACAGAGGTTATATTAGAGAAGGCTATTATGCAGACTTGGTACTAGTAGACACGGCAGATCTCTGGCGAGTAGAGAAAAACAATGTGCTTTCTAAATGTGGGTGGAGCCCATTCGAAGGTCAATCATTCCGAAGTAAAATCACTCATACTTTTGTGTCTGGACATATGGCTTATGCCAATGGTACATTCAATGAAGGTGCGAATGGAGATCGATTAACTTTTAATAGAAAATAA
- the cdd gene encoding cytidine deaminase, whose product MAKKLTLHIEADLCDFDELSIVEQSLVLEAQQAVTQAYAPYSNFYVGAAVLLADDTVVKGSNQENAAYPSGLCAERVAIFSAGANHPRKEVKMVAIAARPKDAADYVMASSCGNCRQAMMEYESKQDKPIQLLFVCPSNEILKTTVGDLLPFGFDSKSLKG is encoded by the coding sequence ATGGCTAAGAAATTGACTCTGCATATTGAAGCCGACTTGTGTGATTTTGATGAACTGAGCATAGTAGAGCAGTCGCTGGTTTTGGAGGCTCAGCAGGCTGTGACTCAGGCTTATGCGCCATACTCTAATTTTTATGTGGGAGCAGCTGTGCTATTAGCGGATGATACAGTAGTGAAGGGTAGCAATCAAGAGAATGCAGCCTACCCTTCAGGACTTTGTGCAGAGCGTGTAGCTATCTTCAGTGCAGGGGCTAATCACCCTCGTAAAGAAGTGAAAATGGTTGCTATCGCAGCTAGGCCTAAAGATGCAGCGGACTATGTAATGGCCTCTTCCTGTGGTAATTGCCGGCAGGCCATGATGGAATACGAAAGCAAACAAGACAAACCAATTCAATTGCTATTTGTCTGTCCTAGCAATGAAATATTAAAGACCACAGTAGGGGATTTATTGCCTTTTGGGTTTGACTCGAAAAGTTTGAAGGGTTGA